agggtttttttgatTAGAATAGCAGGATACCTAAAGCCATATTTAGTTCTGATTCATCCTTAGTAAATAAAAAAGGCTCAAAGGACTTGTAAATGTTATATTAATGATGAATTAGAAGGTGTTTATGTGGATATACATGTATTATCTCTAaatgcatgtgcatgtgcgtgagtgcatgtgtctctgtAATGGTTGGAAAATTATTCAGTATATAGAGTAAAATTCTTTCTACAAGTTAATAATGTTAAATATTAGCAATTTCTTAGGATTTGATATGACATGTAACATAGCTTCTGACCATCCAGAGTGTTATcgttattaaataaatatatatatttttctatttacttagtCTGCATTCCTTTGTTTGCCTAATATCCTTTGAAACCCAACCTTATATATTATACAATCCTATTATTACAATTGATATTATATTACTCCCTGTAAACATACTTTTCTAAATTAATTCATGTGATTAATGTCTCAGATTATTCAGTGGTGTTGCACTGGTATAAAATCTTACTGGGAATATCTGGAACCATTAATGGTATTCTGGCTTTGACTTTGATCTCCCTGATCCTATTGGGTAAGTTACAAGAtcttaattaaataaaagtatgAAAGATGTTTACTTGTTTCTTGTAAATCTATttataattattcattcattcttcacgACATTAACCAAGATTGAATTAGAAGCTACTGCATGTAAAACTCTATTAGTACACTACACGGTGCTATATTTAATATGCAATCAAATCAGGTAAGTATCTTGTCCTCAAGTGGCATACAGTCTAATACGGAGAAAGGAGTGTATgtgtagagtgtgtgtgtgtatgtgtggtatttgaaaccatttttctgtgtttcttagaTACTGGTAATAGATACAATTTTACTGTTTTGCTTAAACATTTTAATGCGTTTTATCTAAGGTTGTATTtagtttgcttttccttttgtccaacaaatattcactgaacaACTACAATACTCCAAATATTACAAATTCCCCaaaacttttaagaaaagaatagTCAGGGTGAGGAATGTTATATTCTAGTGGGAGAAGCAGGTATTAAGTAATTATGTTACAATGTGCTGAATACAGTATTGGAGGTTGCAGCAAAACATTAAGAAAGGATGAAAAGAGCCTATACACTTCCCAGAGCAGAAACTTGACTTCATTTACTATTGTATTACCAGTTCACAGGAATGCCTGGCATAGAATAAATTCTCACCAAGTATGTGTTGTATAAATGAATTGATTGTGTAAGATTTTGAATTCTTTCCATCCGTagacatgaaaattttaaaaagatcctaGTGATCCCCTCAATTATTTCTTGTTCCAATCATCAGAATCATCCCAATGAATGTGTCTCTGAGACATTCCACAGAGAAGATATTTACCTAACCTTAAAATATTCAAGTTTCTCAGGGAGTATTGCTAAAATGCCAAAAAGGAAGTCATTCAAATACCACCGAGCATGAGGATACTGGAGACCTAAAAATGAATAACGGCACAAGAAGAAATGCAAGTAATAAGGACCTTTGTGTTTCGAGATCTGCAGACCAGACAGGTGTGCCTCAAGGCTTTGGCTTATCCTTGTTTTAATCTTTTGGACTGTCtaaatgttgagcatttttgaaCAGGTATGCAATAGATTAAACTAACATATAAAGGTTTAGTATAAATCTACTTTTCATTCAAAACTtgatttagattatttttctttcttttttttttttttttgagacggaatatCGCTCTGTCGCGCAGATATCTTTAAACTGGTTGCAGTGGgagaaaaattgtaaaacaacGTAAGAAATAGGCTCTTGCCTCCAGGAATTTAAAATCAAGTTGATACATACAAATACGGACAGTTAGTTGTTATTAAAAAGCAGTATGTAATTAGCCATTCTTGCTTGTcacttatttattcttctttttctgaaaCACAGACTGGATaaaagtcaatattttaaaagttattcgtTATGATTTTAAGCTTAGACTTTTAAGCTTAGAAATTCTAGTCAGACAGAATTTTGATAACATtaccttctatttttaaatgtttaagttgaacttttaaatacttaactgataattttgacatttattttattgtatgagATGATATATTATGACTTTCCAGATAAATGCATAATTATTGTAAAAGGATTTTTTCTAATCTGCTAGTTCATATCACATATTTTATGTTCTACTGATTGACACTCTCTTCATTTGGCTTATCTGTCTGTTTCACAGGTATACATCCCAAACCAATAGAGATATTGTAGCTTTGTCTCATATTTTATTGTCTCCCTTTCTCTAATGTCTGTCATTGTGTTGGGTATCATTGCAATAACACCTTAGAAAAATTAAGACGGCTTTGGTAGGTAAACATGGAATCATATACATGTCATTAAACATTAATTAAAGTAGGTATAAATACTGTATATTGAgctataatatatttatttcctattCCTTTTTTTAACTGCGGTACAATTCAAAAACTTCAACCTTTAAAAGTAAACAATCTCATGACGTTTAGAACCTTCAAACATTGTGCAACTACCATGTTTATCTAATTGAAAAACTTTTCCCAAAAATAAATCCCTTACATACCCAATAAGCAAATCACTCTCCATTCTCCCCCCATTTAGCCTCTGACATTTTCTGGATTTTCATGTAATAGATCACACAATATTTGGCCTtggatttctttcacttagcgcaatgtttttgaagttcatccacattttattcctttttatgggtgaataatagtccattgtgtgtgtatatctgtaaatatagaaacatacatatttatatgtatctctatatctataaatattgatAGTCATATGTACATCTGTAAATACAGATATGCACAATGTTTGTGTGTGCAGAGCTTAAAGGTCAGTCCGATGCGAGATCTTAGGACCTTTTCAGGTAATTTCTGAGCATGCACCCAGCCCAGGGCTTGTGCCTGGCCTTCCAGATTTTCAGGATTATGTGGGAGCTTTTCAAAGTCCTTATTCCTGGACTTATTCCTGGAAAAGCTCATCCCCCAGCTTTTCCTCTCAAGCTTTTCAGTTAGTCCTGTTGTTTGTTCCAACTATTATACGTTGCCTCATGTGACAAAAGCTAAcacatttaacttaatttttacaaatatccTTTGGTAGCCTCATGGCAGATATCTAAGTCTTCTTTACTGGCAGTGATATCTACTGCTAAAACAATTCAAGAGTCCATAGACGCTCTGGATTTCATGGAAACTCATGAAAGACAAACTCAGTTACTGTTGTCTGCTAATTCTACAAATAACACCTCACCTGACTTGAATCAAAATCACCACTGATAGCAAGGCCATCTCTTTGCTAGGCCAAACACACAACTTACAGTCAGGCCCCTGGTCCAGGGTGAGCCCTGAGAAAAAGAGAGTTTATATTGGACCCCAAAAGACAGATGGATCCCAGGTTGGATAATCTCTGGTAGAATGATGAAACAATTGCAATACTTACTAGGGTTGGATGACAACAGTGCCAGGCTTCTCCTTAGCTTCTGGAGGCAATCTTTCCTTCTGCACCTCCTTCTGTATCCATGGGTAGCAGGATCCCGCTCCCACATAGGGATATGGTGGGCATGAAAGCAGGCCTCTTCTAGCAGATATTCACTCTTTTACCAAATTAATTGAGGTTGagtctccaaaaaataaacaactttgaCTGGCTCTGACTGACTTTTAGACATGAATGCCCCAATTCCTCTTATTCCAGGAAGCACTCATaaattcaagtgatttttctgggAGGTGAATAGCTTTGAGGAAGGGTAAATTAAAGAGGCAATTCCCTGCTCAAATATTAAAATTGGTCCCATTTTGCTGAAAGATGCTTTCATCCTGGTTGTCCCTCAAGACTATTCCTTTGCTCATCCTTGAAATGGACCTTCTCAGTCAGCACGTGATCTCATGGAAAGCTTTTACACTATTGGCGGGCACCACATAGTGGAAAACAGTTAATCTTCCCCACCAGTGTGAGTGGTAAATACTCCAAGACACCAAGCAAGGCAAAGCACTGCAGGATTGTGGTCTGTTATAGCTGGCTTTGTCAAAGGAATTCTATTCTTTACCATGTTGCCTTTTAACTTCCTGGTATGGCCTATGTGTAAAGCCACTACTAGAGAGTGAAGGCTAACTATAGACTACAGAGAGTTAagaaaaattattccttttattaGAGCACCTTTATTGGATAATTGCTTTAATGAATGACCTTCAAAGCATAGGTAAATGGTTTGGGAACAGATTTAGCTAACATGTTCTACTTAGTAAAAATTTTTCAGGAGAATCAATCACAATTTGCCTTCACATTTACTTGGttgctgtggactgaattgtACCCTCCCCttaattcatatattgaaactcTAACCCCCGATGTGACGGGATTTGGAGATGCAGTCTTTAGGAAGTAATTagatttagatgaggtcatgtgGATATGTCTTACTTAGTTTGGGGTGCCACAGCAAATTACCATAGGCTAGgttgcttataaacaacagatatttattcctcacagttctaaagactggaagtctgagatcacagtgccagcatggttgggttctggtgagggccctcttctctGTTGCAGACTGCCAACTTCTCACTGAAATCTCTCACGGCAGATAGCAGAATGACTCAAGTTATCTCAGGACTCTTACAAGTACTAATCCCATTCTGATCTTCATCTGTTCTTAGCTCCCAAAtgcccacctcctaataccatcatattgggaggtaggatttcagcatatgaattttggggtatgtaaacattcagttcataaagTTTTACCTCTGAattcccaaaattcatgtccttctaACATGTCAAATGGAAAAGACAACACACCAAAAGAGAAAGatgtatttgcaaatcatgtgtCAGATAGGGgtataatattcagaatatataaagaacacttataACTCAAAAacacaacccaatttaaaaataagcaaaggacatgaatagacatttctccaaagaacacTATACAAAAGGCCAGTAAGCACTTGCAAAGATGTTTAATATGAttattcattagagaaatgtgaaaTCAAAACCAGGGTGGAAAGCCACTGCACACCCACCAGGATGGCTATAGTCACACAAAAAGAGCAAATGTGAGTGAGGATGTGGATAAATCGCTCACatattgctggtagaaatgtaaaattttatagtactgtggaaaacagtttgactgTTCCTCAAACTATCACATGACCCGACATTCAActtttaggtatatatccaataagATGGAAGACATATGTCCTtacaaaaatttgtacatgaatgttcatagcaacaatATTCATAATAGCCGAAGAATGGAAGCGGCTCAGATATCTGTCCATCAGCTGataaagagataaacaaaatgcaCTACATACATGTTGTGAAATATTCTTACAACCATAAAATAGAATgtagtactgatacatgctacaactttTACAAGCCTTGAAAACAtggtgctgaatgaatgaaaaagcagatgcaaaaggccacatattgtatgatttcatttatatgaagggTCCATCATAGTCAACCGCATAGTGACATAAAGTGGgctagtggttgccagggctgtGGAAGTAGAAAATGAGTAGTGACTACTTAGTGTTTATATGTAATGCAAATGCTCTAGAATGAGATAGTAGTGACAGTGGTACAACATTGTGGGTGTATTAAAAGCCACTGCATTTGCACTTTAAGATGGccaaaatggtgaattttatgttatgtgaagaaaaatagtcatggtaaaaaataaataaaaagagagagattgtAATGGGTCATAAGTTAAAATAGTTATATTggcctttttaaatatttttatatatatctcaCTTTTTCTCAGTACTATGCCAAAAATCtcaatattttccatttaatttaattttccttaaTATTAACTTAGGAAAATCAAAGAACTACATAATATTACAGTTATTAAGAGGTTGAAAATACAGAAGTTGAAAATAAAGTGTTATCATTCTCGGcataatttaatcatttaattattaattatttaatattaagagGGAGAAGGGGATACACATACACAACTACAAGGAGAGTGATTTGAAAACtttgtgtggtttttatttgcatttcctctaatgatcagtgatgtgaACCACGATGAGGTACTaactcacatcagtcagaatggctattattagaaagtcaaaaaataacatgctggtgagggtgtggagaaaaaggGATGCTTATACCCTgatggtggaagtgtaaatttgttcagccaTTATGGGAGactgtgtggcaattcctcaaagatctaaagacagaaataccattcaaattcaacccagcaatcccattactgggttagggttagggttagggttaggcccaaaggaatgtaaatcattctattgtaatgacacatgtatgtgtatgttcatggcagcactattcactatagaaaaacatggaatcaacctaaatgcacatcaatagtagactggataaagaaaatgtacatatacaccatggaatactatgcagccataaaaaagaatgagatcatgttctttgcagagacatggatggggctggaggctattatccttagcaaactaatgcaggaacagaaagccaaacatctcatgttctcacttgtaagtgggagctaaatgatgagaacacatggacacatggagggaaaaaacatacacactggggcctacttgaaggtgaagggtgggaggagggagaggatcagaacaaacaactaatgggtactgGGTGCTACCCGGATgttgaaataatctatacatcaaacccccatgacacaaatttacctatgtaacaaacctgcatgtgtacccctgaacttaaaagtaaaaaaaaacctttgtgtGGATAAATTCTAAGTgacacaaattatattttatctaatatctccaatagctattttattttgttcatgctATTTTTGTCAATATAATAGATCTTGGCATCAAAATTCCCATTATGTCTAGCTTTTGCTTCATCTCATTAAATTGTCTTAATTTCCAAGGACCATCATTTGTGTTTTGGCCATCTTTTATGTCTGGACAATTTGCTGTGAGTGATTTTATTGTAACTCAACTCTTATTTACACAATATATAAGTATTGTTCTTACTGCCAATTTTCAGAGATGCGTATgtactttaatttcattttgttttctacatttctCTGTAGTACTATGCCAATCAGAATGGCTCAAATACCAAGGGAAGTGTTATTGGTTCTCTAATGAGATGAAAAGTTGGAATGACAGTTATGTGTATTGTTTGGAAAGAAAATCTCATCTACTAATCATACAGGATGAACTTGAAATGGTAATTGGTCTAGTATCAGGGTTATGGCATCTTTGCAGTTGAAAATGGCTTTCCTTAAATATCTTTCCATCTTTGCATTAAATCGTCATTTACTTTGATCATGAAGTTTTGGGCACTGTCTTAAATTTTGTATTCCAAGCAAGTGCCTCACTTCTCATGCTGGATCTGGcccaaattcatatattcaacttgcaattgtgtgtgtgtgtgtaacatgtGTATAAGTAAGATATGAATTGATTATCATAAGAATCCCCATGCAGAGTGCTCTTttgcaataaaatttaaaatcttcagTGTGTCTGAAttgctaaaatattttgttcatttagtcCCTCATTGTCCACATTTTAGGCTTTTATACAGAAAAACCTAAGACAATCAAACTACGTATGGATGGGGCTTAACTTTACTGCATTGAAAATGACATGGACTTGGGTGGATGGTTCTCCACTAGATCCAAAGATGTGAGTCTTTCTTAAAAGGCAATCTGATTTATTGTCTGTTGTAGAATATGTCTCCTCCAGGTTCACCAAATTCAACTCTGAAGTAGTTACTGGTACTACAGaattcagaag
The Rhinopithecus roxellana isolate Shanxi Qingling chromosome 10, ASM756505v1, whole genome shotgun sequence DNA segment above includes these coding regions:
- the KLRF1 gene encoding killer cell lectin-like receptor subfamily F member 1 isoform X2, with product MQDEERYMTLNIQSKKRSSTQTAQLTFKDYSVVLHWYKILLGISGTINGILALTLISLILLVLCQSEWLKYQGKCYWFSNEMKSWNDSYVYCLERKSHLLIIQDELEMAFIQKNLRQSNYVWMGLNFTALKMTWTWVDGSPLDPKIFFIKGPTKENSCAAIKESKIYSETCSSVFKWICQY
- the KLRF1 gene encoding killer cell lectin-like receptor subfamily F member 1 isoform X1, translated to MQDEERYMTLNIQSKKRSSTQTAQLTFKDYSVVLHWYKILLGISGTINGILALTLISLILLVSQGVLLKCQKGSHSNTTEHEDTGDLKMNNGTRRNASNKDLCVSRSADQTVLCQSEWLKYQGKCYWFSNEMKSWNDSYVYCLERKSHLLIIQDELEMAFIQKNLRQSNYVWMGLNFTALKMTWTWVDGSPLDPKIFFIKGPTKENSCAAIKESKIYSETCSSVFKWICQY
- the KLRF1 gene encoding killer cell lectin-like receptor subfamily F member 1 isoform X3 codes for the protein MQDEERYMTLNIQSKKRSSTQTAQLTFKDYSVVLHWYKILLGISGTINGILALTLISLILLESSQ